A single window of Granulicella mallensis MP5ACTX8 DNA harbors:
- a CDS encoding MFS transporter small subunit — protein sequence MITKINVSTSNRGAVPDIGEQPSCFSQAKRTSRSKLLLAWSIVVLPLAWGLYATGRTAAPLIRALLSHNH from the coding sequence ATGATCACGAAAATCAATGTTTCTACGAGCAACAGAGGGGCTGTCCCAGACATAGGCGAGCAGCCTTCCTGCTTCTCGCAAGCAAAGCGAACATCTCGCTCGAAGCTACTCCTGGCCTGGTCCATCGTCGTGCTGCCGTTGGCGTGGGGCCTCTATGCAACCGGGCGGACTGCCGCTCCACTGATCCGCGCGCTCCTGTCGCACAATCACTGA
- a CDS encoding PGN_0703 family putative restriction endonuclease has protein sequence MGLNDEYQHGNFYPPSHREIANHPQWERRLRKVHAAFKRARVRANWDWKELDCAHSSDALPMNIFCHPGVLISERAQARASTRLG, from the coding sequence ATTGGACTTAACGACGAATACCAGCACGGAAACTTCTATCCGCCCTCTCATCGGGAGATTGCCAATCATCCACAATGGGAAAGGCGGCTCAGGAAAGTTCATGCGGCCTTCAAGAGAGCGAGAGTACGTGCGAATTGGGACTGGAAGGAACTGGACTGCGCCCATAGTTCTGATGCCCTGCCCATGAACATTTTTTGTCATCCTGGCGTTCTGATCTCCGAACGTGCCCAGGCAAGAGCATCTACGCGTTTAGGGTGA
- a CDS encoding response regulator → MTTDPRIIRILTVDDHPTFRRGLATLVAAEPDMILVAEASSGREAVQQFRVHRPDITLMDLQMPEMSGLDAIITIRSEFPEARIIVLTTYIGDVQILRALKAGARAYLLKNLLHKELLDAIRAVFTGRKTFSIEASSELAEHATDEALTAGEISVLRLIAAGNANKQIADQLSISEDTVKGRVKNILSKLGANDRAHAATIGIKRGIFDL, encoded by the coding sequence ATGACGACCGATCCCCGCATAATTCGGATTCTGACAGTCGATGATCACCCGACTTTTCGCCGAGGACTCGCTACGCTTGTTGCCGCAGAGCCAGACATGATTCTGGTCGCTGAGGCTTCGAGCGGTCGTGAAGCTGTACAGCAGTTCCGCGTTCACCGTCCGGATATTACTCTCATGGATCTACAGATGCCGGAAATGAGTGGTCTTGATGCGATCATTACGATTCGTAGTGAATTTCCCGAAGCGCGAATCATCGTGCTCACAACTTACATCGGGGATGTTCAGATTCTGCGGGCTCTCAAAGCAGGGGCTCGGGCTTATCTGCTTAAAAATCTACTTCATAAGGAATTGCTTGATGCAATCCGCGCGGTCTTTACCGGGAGGAAGACTTTCTCTATCGAAGCTTCCTCGGAGCTAGCCGAACATGCAACGGACGAAGCACTAACGGCAGGGGAAATCTCCGTTTTGCGCTTGATCGCTGCTGGAAATGCAAATAAGCAAATCGCAGATCAACTCTCAATCTCTGAAGATACCGTCAAAGGGCGAGTCAAAAACATCCTCTCCAAGCTTGGCGCCAATGATCGAGCTCACGCCGCTACGATCGGCATAAAGCGCGGCATTTTCGACCTGTGA
- a CDS encoding response regulator transcription factor, translating to MITVKRFAVCSRDSRNYPARDDLRSPAEPGQESRRNSQPQFVFVVDKDYSTRQSLSELFVSSHLDCIAFESATQYLQYPKPDMPSCLVVGLPLPDANGAALTSQMTGDPHPPIVFISSTCDIQSCVRVIKAGAVDYLIKPLVNQAVLKAVRAALDRDCMERPRRIEIANLKARYMTLTTREREVMELVVSGLLNKQAAGELGISEVTLQIHRGKVMRKMHADSLANLVRMAIALEIPSQLVLRTGPASSSEEKGRVAQASQVENAALYADRSGVSSIIGAKLGEDVFDSPFDGIFRD from the coding sequence GTGATTACCGTGAAACGATTCGCTGTATGTTCTAGAGATTCCAGGAATTATCCTGCCCGGGACGATTTGCGTTCCCCCGCGGAACCCGGTCAGGAGTCCCGGAGGAACTCACAACCCCAGTTTGTATTTGTCGTGGACAAGGATTACAGCACGCGCCAGAGTCTCTCCGAGCTGTTCGTATCCAGTCACCTCGATTGCATCGCTTTTGAATCGGCGACTCAATATCTTCAGTATCCCAAACCCGATATGCCGAGTTGCCTCGTTGTGGGCCTACCTTTGCCAGATGCAAATGGAGCGGCGCTAACGAGTCAAATGACTGGAGATCCTCATCCGCCAATCGTCTTCATCTCAAGTACCTGTGACATTCAATCGTGTGTACGCGTGATAAAGGCGGGTGCCGTCGATTATTTGATCAAGCCTCTTGTCAATCAAGCAGTTCTGAAGGCGGTGAGAGCGGCGCTCGATAGGGACTGCATGGAACGGCCACGCAGAATTGAGATCGCGAATCTAAAGGCACGTTACATGACTCTGACAACTCGCGAGCGAGAGGTGATGGAATTGGTGGTCAGCGGTCTGTTAAACAAACAGGCCGCGGGAGAGCTTGGAATTAGTGAAGTAACATTGCAGATCCATCGCGGGAAAGTTATGCGTAAAATGCATGCCGATTCTCTCGCAAATCTAGTCCGAATGGCGATAGCGCTCGAAATACCCTCACAATTAGTGTTGAGAACCGGCCCCGCCTCATCCTCTGAGGAAAAGGGCCGAGTGGCTCAGGCATCACAGGTCGAAAATGCCGCGCTTTATGCCGATCGTAGCGGCGTGAGCTCGATCATTGGCGCCAAGCTTGGAGAGGATGTTTTTGACTCGCCCTTTGACGGTATCTTCAGAGATTGA
- a CDS encoding sensor histidine kinase, which translates to MLSSSITELLVDRDGSLWIGTEGGLSHWTKQQLVNYPLRQGRINSIVQDHNGSIWVTRSRLMDGGNPLCRVIDLKMKCFSMGTEDLELARMALAKDSSEALWIGGTTMVARWKPDSSKVFNIKGLKTSQHQGGVYDLVANPDGSLWVGMVWRGHGLGLQKLFHGRLKPLITPEFDSSTLEVETLFLDRENTLWIGTSQDGIYRLHDNKVDHFSSADGLSNEHVYRFYEDHEGNLWVATSKGLDMFRNLPVVSFSTREGLSISEVDSVLALQNGGVWVGGYEGLDALQNQPGYRFRKQKGLPGKQVTSMLEDHTGRLWVGVDNGLTIYKDGVFKSINRPDGRPIGMVTGMTEDMRGNVWAETIATPRTLYRIQDLSVREEFPAPEVPSGRKVAADPSEGIWIGLLNGDLARFQNGRTETFRFEHAQGSKVEQLFINTDGTVFGSTAFGLIAWKNGKRQILTVRNGLPCDSVRALIADGRGALWLYMQCGLVEIPATELQKWLEHSDSELQLRVFDQFDGVQPGWAPFVGATRTPDGRLWFANGHLLQMIDPVHLAGNKVQPPVQIEDVVADTRSYTPLTNLKLPPRTRDIEIDYTALSFVVPQKVRFRYKLEGHDSRWQDPGARRQAFYNDLHPGYYKFRVIASNNDGVWNQDGATLVFYIAPAWYQTNWFRLACVGALLLLLWALYQVWLQQLKKQFTRELEARVDERTRIARDLHDTLLQSFHGLMLRFQTASNLSITRPAEAKQTLDSAIDEAAEAITEGRDAIQALRSSPVDTDDIVSAIKALGEELVTGGTSNYPVSFRIDVAGTPRNLRQVVRDEIYWIACEAVRNAFRHSCAHQITVEIQYDDRQFSLHVQDDGKGFNGGAVDEAASAGHFGLHGMSERAKLVGGELELWSGVESGVNIALNIPAPFAYTQSPANLRSWWSKMLLRKGSAKKL; encoded by the coding sequence TTGCTGTCATCCTCAATTACTGAGTTGCTTGTAGACCGGGATGGAAGCCTCTGGATTGGAACAGAAGGCGGACTGAGCCATTGGACAAAACAGCAACTCGTAAATTATCCCCTCCGGCAAGGACGCATCAATTCGATCGTTCAAGACCATAACGGATCGATCTGGGTCACGCGCTCGAGATTAATGGATGGGGGCAATCCTCTCTGTCGAGTGATTGATCTGAAAATGAAGTGTTTCAGTATGGGAACTGAGGATCTTGAGCTCGCTCGCATGGCTTTAGCCAAAGATTCCTCCGAGGCTCTTTGGATTGGCGGAACAACAATGGTTGCCCGCTGGAAACCTGATTCATCAAAAGTATTCAACATAAAGGGATTGAAAACCAGTCAACACCAAGGAGGTGTGTACGACTTGGTCGCCAACCCTGATGGCTCGCTATGGGTTGGAATGGTATGGCGTGGCCACGGTCTCGGGTTACAAAAACTCTTCCATGGCAGATTGAAGCCTCTCATTACACCCGAATTCGACAGCAGCACATTGGAAGTCGAAACGCTGTTCTTGGACCGCGAAAACACCCTTTGGATTGGAACATCGCAGGATGGAATCTATCGCTTGCACGACAACAAAGTGGATCATTTTTCCAGTGCGGATGGTCTTTCGAATGAACACGTCTACAGATTCTATGAGGATCACGAAGGCAATTTATGGGTTGCGACATCCAAAGGGCTCGACATGTTTCGCAATCTCCCCGTTGTCAGCTTCTCCACACGTGAGGGGCTGAGCATTAGCGAGGTCGACTCCGTTCTCGCCTTACAGAATGGCGGCGTCTGGGTGGGAGGGTATGAAGGATTGGATGCACTCCAGAATCAGCCGGGCTATCGCTTTCGCAAACAGAAAGGCCTGCCGGGGAAACAGGTGACGTCTATGTTGGAAGACCACACCGGCCGGTTATGGGTGGGTGTAGACAACGGGTTGACCATCTACAAAGACGGGGTATTCAAGAGCATCAACAGGCCGGACGGCCGTCCAATTGGAATGGTTACAGGCATGACGGAGGACATGCGCGGTAATGTCTGGGCCGAAACCATCGCTACGCCCAGAACCCTCTACCGCATTCAAGATCTGAGCGTCCGGGAAGAGTTTCCGGCACCAGAAGTGCCCTCCGGTAGGAAGGTTGCGGCTGACCCCAGCGAAGGAATTTGGATTGGACTCTTAAACGGCGACCTAGCACGCTTTCAGAACGGGCGAACGGAGACGTTTCGTTTTGAGCATGCTCAGGGATCGAAAGTAGAGCAGCTCTTTATAAACACCGATGGCACAGTATTCGGATCTACCGCGTTTGGACTTATCGCCTGGAAAAATGGAAAGCGACAAATTCTCACCGTTCGCAACGGACTGCCCTGCGATAGTGTACGCGCATTGATTGCGGATGGCCGAGGCGCTCTTTGGTTATACATGCAGTGTGGACTGGTCGAGATTCCAGCTACAGAGCTGCAAAAGTGGCTTGAACATTCTGACAGCGAGCTACAGCTAAGGGTTTTCGACCAGTTTGATGGGGTTCAACCGGGATGGGCGCCTTTCGTTGGTGCCACAAGAACTCCGGACGGCCGATTGTGGTTCGCCAATGGCCACCTATTGCAGATGATTGATCCCGTTCATCTGGCTGGAAACAAGGTGCAGCCGCCGGTGCAGATAGAAGATGTCGTCGCCGATACCAGGAGTTATACGCCGCTCACTAATTTGAAGCTGCCTCCCCGCACGCGTGATATCGAGATTGACTATACGGCGCTGAGTTTTGTAGTTCCCCAGAAAGTGCGTTTTCGTTACAAACTGGAGGGTCACGATTCACGGTGGCAGGATCCTGGGGCGAGACGCCAAGCTTTCTACAATGACCTTCATCCCGGATATTACAAATTTCGTGTCATCGCCTCTAACAACGACGGTGTCTGGAACCAGGATGGCGCAACCCTGGTCTTCTACATCGCGCCTGCGTGGTACCAAACGAACTGGTTTCGCCTCGCGTGCGTGGGTGCCCTTCTGCTTTTGCTATGGGCGCTGTATCAGGTCTGGCTCCAGCAACTTAAAAAGCAGTTCACAAGGGAATTGGAAGCGCGCGTCGATGAACGCACCCGCATCGCCAGGGACTTGCACGATACGTTGTTACAGAGTTTTCACGGACTGATGCTTCGCTTTCAAACAGCATCGAATCTATCCATTACTCGTCCGGCCGAAGCCAAACAAACGCTTGATAGTGCTATCGATGAAGCTGCTGAGGCAATCACCGAGGGGCGGGATGCGATTCAAGCTTTACGCTCGTCCCCTGTCGACACAGACGACATTGTCTCGGCAATCAAGGCCTTGGGAGAAGAACTTGTAACTGGTGGAACCAGCAACTATCCCGTCTCTTTTCGCATCGATGTGGCAGGTACGCCGCGGAATCTGCGCCAGGTGGTCAGAGATGAGATTTACTGGATTGCCTGTGAAGCCGTTCGCAACGCATTCCGGCACTCATGCGCGCACCAGATCACAGTGGAAATTCAATATGATGATCGTCAGTTCTCCTTGCATGTCCAAGACGACGGAAAGGGCTTTAACGGAGGAGCCGTTGACGAAGCTGCGTCCGCTGGACATTTTGGACTGCATGGGATGAGCGAACGCGCCAAACTCGTGGGAGGTGAACTGGAGCTTTGGAGTGGAGTTGAGTCGGGTGTCAACATTGCTCTGAACATTCCTGCGCCCTTTGCTTACACCCAATCTCCCGCAAACCTTCGTTCCTGGTGGTCGAAGATGCTCTTAAGGAAAGGCTCTGCGAAGAAATTATGA